In Flavobacterium luteolum, the DNA window TTCAGAAAATAGCCAAGTTTGGATGAGCCATAGTGATAGTATCAAAGCGCTTCCAACAAATGCTGTAAAGCTTGCAAGCACACATGATGTAGAATATGCAGCTTACAAAATTGAAGGCGAAACTACTTATGCAATTCAATACCATCCAGAGGTTTACCATTCAACAGATGGAAAGAAAATGCTGGAAAACTTCTTAGTTAAAATTGCTGAAGTTCCTCAAAACTTTACTCCAAATGCTTTCGTTGATGAAATGGTAGCAGAATTAAAAGAGAAATTAGGAAACGATAAAGTAGTTCTTGGTTTATCTGGAGGAGTAGATTCTACTGTAGCAGCAGTTTTATTAAACAAAGCAATCGGACAGAATTTATATTGCATCTTCGTTAATAACGGTTTACTTCGTAAAAATGAATTCCAAAATGTATTAGATCAATACAAAGGAATGGGATTGAACGTAAAAGGTGTAGATGCTGGAGATCGTTTCCTTGGCGAATTAGCCGGAATTAGTGATCCAGAAACAAAACGTAAAACAATCGGTCGTGTATTTATCGAAGTTTTTGATGATGAATCACACTTGTTAGAAGACGTAAAATGGTTAGCGCAAGGAACTATTTACCCAGACGTTATCGAGTCTGTTTCGGTAAAAGGACCATCTGCAACAATTAAATCGCACCACAACGTTGGTGGATTGCCAGATTATATGAAATTAAAAATTGTAGAACCGCTTAGAATGCTTTTCAAAGATGAAGTAAGAAGAGTAGGAGCTACATTAGGAATAGATCCTGAATTGCTAGGAAGACACCCTTTCCCAGGACCGGGATTATCAATTAGAATTTTAGGAGATATTACTCCAGAGAAAGTACAGATTTTACAAGATGTAGATTCTGTATTTATCGAAGGATTAAAATCTTGGGGATTATACGATAAAGTTTGGCAGGCTGGAGCAATTTTGCTTCCTGTAAACAGTGTTGGTGTTATGGGTGATGAGCGTACTTACGAAAAAGTAGTAGCGCTTAGAGCTGTAGAATCAACTGACGGTATGACTGCTGACTGGGTTCATTTACCTTACGATTTCTTGATGAAAGTGTCAAATGACATCATCAATAAAGTAAAAGGCGTGAATCGTGTAGTTTACGATATTAGTTCAAAACCACCTGCAACAATTGAGTGGGAATAGTAGCATAATTTAAAATTAAGGTCTTACATTTGTAAGGCCTTAATTTTTTATAACCTACTATTTATGAGAGAACTTTTAACGATTTCTCTTGTGTTTATTTTGTCTTTTAACAAAATAACTGCACAAGATGCAATAATTGAACACAGAATTCAACAAGGAGAAACCGCTTTTTTCATTGCCCAAAAATACAAGGTTTCTGTAGACGAGATTTACAAACTCAACCCCGAATCGCAAAACGGAATCAAAGACAATCAGGTTTTAAAGATTCCAATTCACCACTCAGAAAACACAACTTCAAAGCAGCAAACCCATATTGTTGCGCCAAAAGAAACATTGTTTGGTTTGTCAAAGCAATATCATGTTTCAGTTGAAGCACTTCAGAATGCCAATCAGGAAATTTTGGCCAGCGGACTTCAAATCGGTCAAGAATTAATTATTCCTCAAAATTTAGAGTATTCTTCAAAACAAGAAAATGTTATTTCGTCTAAAACTTCTCATCAGGTTTTGGCTAAAGAATCGCTTTTTAGTATTGCAAGACAATACAATGTTTCGGTTGAAGATTTAGAAAACCTAAATAAAGATATTTTAATTAACGGATTGCAAATTGGACAGACGATTTCAATTCCAAACAAAAGAAAAACATTAGACGGAAGGGTTCGTGTTATTAATCAGGAAACGGTTTTTCATGTTGTTGAACCAAAAGAAACCAAATTTTCGATTGCAAAGAAATACGGCATTTCAATCGATCAATTAGAGTCTCAAAATCCCGAAATCGTAAACGGATTAATTGTCGGGAACAAATTGGCTATTAATACTACAGCAATAAAGCCTGCAAACGAGAGCGAAGAATTGATGTTGGCTTTAGCTGAAAAACAGGTTGTGGTTGAAAAAACAAAAGCGAAAACAGTAGAAATTGAAGATTTGAAAGACCGTTTGGTTGTTCAGAAAGAAATGAATCAGAAAATTATAAAAATTAATGATTTGAAAGTAAATCTGAATGATATGAATGGTTCTAAAGAAAACTCTGTTGAAAAATTGCGTCTGGTTTTAGAAGCCAATAAAAATGTTCAAGATGTTTTAATGGCAAAATTAGATTCGCTTGTCAGTTCAATGAACGACGATTTGAAGGAATTGAAGCGAATGGATTTTTTAAATGTTGAAGAATCAAAAAGATTAGAAAAACAATCTTCAGAAGGAATCAATAAAACCAATGAATTATCGTCTCAGCTGAAAAAAGAATTGGCTGAAAACAGAAAAGTTTATGCCGGATTGATGAACAAAGTAGAGAAAATTGCTGTTGAGGAAAATCAGGAGTATAAAAAGAAAATCCGCGAAAGCGAAAAAAAGGCAAATACAGAGCCTTTGCAACAGCGTTTATCTTTAGAAGAAATTAAACGCTATAAAGAAGACCAGCAAAAAGGAGATGAAAAAAATCAACTTTTG includes these proteins:
- the guaA gene encoding glutamine-hydrolyzing GMP synthase, translating into MQHNVLILDFGSQYTQLIARRVRELNIFCEIFPYNHIPSDLSSYKAVILGGSPFSVRGEDAPHPDLSQIRGKMPLLAVCYGAQYLAHFSGGEVAASNTREYGRANLSYIKEGETFFEGVSENSQVWMSHSDSIKALPTNAVKLASTHDVEYAAYKIEGETTYAIQYHPEVYHSTDGKKMLENFLVKIAEVPQNFTPNAFVDEMVAELKEKLGNDKVVLGLSGGVDSTVAAVLLNKAIGQNLYCIFVNNGLLRKNEFQNVLDQYKGMGLNVKGVDAGDRFLGELAGISDPETKRKTIGRVFIEVFDDESHLLEDVKWLAQGTIYPDVIESVSVKGPSATIKSHHNVGGLPDYMKLKIVEPLRMLFKDEVRRVGATLGIDPELLGRHPFPGPGLSIRILGDITPEKVQILQDVDSVFIEGLKSWGLYDKVWQAGAILLPVNSVGVMGDERTYEKVVALRAVESTDGMTADWVHLPYDFLMKVSNDIINKVKGVNRVVYDISSKPPATIEWE
- a CDS encoding LysM peptidoglycan-binding domain-containing protein, whose amino-acid sequence is MRELLTISLVFILSFNKITAQDAIIEHRIQQGETAFFIAQKYKVSVDEIYKLNPESQNGIKDNQVLKIPIHHSENTTSKQQTHIVAPKETLFGLSKQYHVSVEALQNANQEILASGLQIGQELIIPQNLEYSSKQENVISSKTSHQVLAKESLFSIARQYNVSVEDLENLNKDILINGLQIGQTISIPNKRKTLDGRVRVINQETVFHVVEPKETKFSIAKKYGISIDQLESQNPEIVNGLIVGNKLAINTTAIKPANESEELMLALAEKQVVVEKTKAKTVEIEDLKDRLVVQKEMNQKIIKINDLKVNLNDMNGSKENSVEKLRLVLEANKNVQDVLMAKLDSLVSSMNDDLKELKRMDFLNVEESKRLEKQSSEGINKTNELSSQLKKELAENRKVYAGLMNKVEKIAVEENQEYKKKIRESEKKANTEPLQQRLSLEEIKRYKEDQQKGDEKNQLLIAKIDSLDTQKKIEVKRHISKAAYYSMEARKFDDKLALVKLKKYQDEAVKKQRKNNTAENSKIISLEEMKQELKDNPLRTDKTVKVEVYDNLREVSNGYYLVLGIFTDAVDRDKFIMKLIDSGAFNASFFFNINSLSYYVYTDKYENMEEVLYKCKKKEEDELYKEIIIAKVEIDLR